The genomic window GTCGTTGTTGACGAGGACGGGTATCTATTTGAGGGGTTAAAGAAGTAATCATAATTGGTCTCCTTTTTATGTTAACTTTAGTAATATGAATTACTTACATAAAGTATAGCATAAGAGGAGACCAATGTCAATCATTTCTGTTAAAAAATCTACAGATTTTTTAACAGATTAACTACTGATATATCAAGGGATTAACGCTATTCTGGTTAGCCTACTTGCCGATTTCAGGATTAACAAAAAGTTCTCATAGAGCTTTTGACTAATAACCACTATAACTGCTATAATTTCGCTAAAATATCCAGGCAAAATTTAGATAAGGTATCATCCCGTGCCCCCATAATGATTACTGCCTCGCCAGACGAAACCTTTTCAATAACCTGAGGAATTATCTTTCTTCGCTCCGGGCAATAGATTGCCTGTAATCCCTCTTTTTGCAAAGCGGTAATAATGTCATTTGAAGAAATATCCTTTGTCGCTGTGCCGCCGACATAGTAAATCTCTGGCATATATAAAATATCCTCTGGTCTTAATTCTTCTTTAAATATCTGGATAAATCCTTGTTTTAATAATCGAGTTGGACCAAAACCATGGGGTTGGAAGATAACGATAACTTTTGGGAATTGTCCTTTAAGGGTAATAAGTGTGGCTTTAATCTTGTCCGGATTATGGGCATAATCATCTATGACCGTAATTCCTTTTTTTTTGCCAACTATCTCAAGTCGCCTTTTTATCCCTTTAAACTTACCCAACGCTTCACTTATTTCTTTGTCGCTAAAACCTAAAGTCTTAACCACGGCAATAGCCGCTAAAGCATTATAAACATTATGAATTCCCGGTAAGGGAAGGATATATTGGGTATTTTCAAGGGAGAAATGAGATTTTTGTGGGTATAATTTTAATTTTGTTGGATGAATGGTTGCCTTTTTTTCAATGCCAAAACTCGTTTTTGATTTTAAATCTGGATGACAATCTGCATTTAAGATAAGTGTTTCTTTGACATTTGTGGCAAATTTGGAGAAAATAACTTCAAGTTCATCTAAGGGTTTATGGTCCAGGTGAATATTTGTCACCACGCCAATAGTTGGTTTATATAACTCACAAGAACCGTCGCTTTCATCTGCCTCGATGATCATTAATTCTGAATTACCTTTCAAACAATTATTGTTAAAATCTTTCATTATCCCGCCGTTGATAATCGTTGGTGCTAAACCAAGTTGATGCAGGATAACGCCAATCATTGCTGTGGTAGTTGTTTTCCCGCTTGTGCCGGTAACTCCAATTCCTACCTTACTGGCATTGAAAATCTCAGCTAATAGTTCTGCTCGTCTCACAACAGGTATATTTTTCTCTCTGGCTTTTTTAATATCAGGATTGTCATCTTCAATAGCAGTAGAGACAATGACTTTATTAACATCTTCTTCAATTCCAGAGCCATCTTGTTTAAACATGGAGATTCCTGCAGTTTTAAATTTATCAAAAAGTTCAGTATTAATGCCCAAATCATAATATCTATCCGAGCCTGAGACATTAGCATCAGAAAGTATTTGGGCTAAGGCACTCATTCCACTTCCAGCAATACCGACAAAATGATACCTCATAATTTATTTTTTACTCCTTAAGTTTGGTAAATGGTAACTGGTGAATGGTAATTAGTTACCAATTAACCGATTACTTACTTTTAATTTCGTGAAGTCCTATAGATATATCTCAGGGAGGGGAAAAATAGGATTTTACAGAAGTCTTTCTTAAGTGTAAGAAAGGAGATGGAGAAAGGAGAGAATTGGAGAAGAATTAACTCCTCTTTTTTAAATCTCCATTTCTCTATCTTCTCCAGTTCTCCTTCCTTACACACATTTTTACTTTGTATTGATTAATGGGTGGCGTATTCAGCTAAAAATTCATCCCAGGTTGTATTATTTGCAAAGTTAGTCGAAAGATAACTTGCAGAAGGACCACTGGTTGGAAAATATATAACCAGCCCATGGGCCCCTGGATGACCTGAGTGATGTGCTTCGGCAATGACCGCATTATTAATCGCACTTCCTACCGCTATTGCGGCACTTTGAACCGTAGGGTCTGTAACTTGATAGTAAATCTCTTCGGCAAAATCATAGAGGTCAACGCCAGTTCCAAAATCTTCTGCGGCTGAGCGAGCGGCTTTAATGTTAGTCCATTCTCCGCAGGCAACCATTGCATCCGCCAGGTTACTTACCGCAGTGGCTAAATTATCCAGAGCGGCTGTAGTATTGACCGCAGATAATGTTACATAAGGATCCGCCGGATAAGAATTAATATACTCTCTTACCGTAATTGAACCTAACATAGCGGCATCCATACCTGGATTAGCAGTCAGTTGTGCCAGAATTGGGTCATATGGCCAACCATCCCATGGCTCGGTTTCTTCTGAACCAACCATTACCTCTGATGAGACTTTAGGTTCATAAGCAACCTCAATCATCGCCATCAGACACGCATCATAACCTAAGAAATTCATCATTTTGCCAGAGAGTGCTGTTTCTACCTCATCCATCGTTAAATAACCACCATTTGTATCATCCCAGCATACACCTCTGACTGCTTGTTCTCCCAATTTTGGCAATATGCCACTGCCGTGATTCCAGAGCACAAGGGCATATTTATTTGCAGGATAATTGGTTATTCCCCATTCCACAAAGTCTTTTAATACCTGCATATCGCCCATATTTGCCTCACCTATATCCATTAAAGCATTTGCTGGTGTCGGCGTCATACCCGGCGTAATTAAAAATCTCTTTGTAGTTTTCCAATCTTCATAACTTGTATCATACCCGGAAATACGGTCAAACTGAACAACTATATTTACATCATCACTTGAGCCAACTGTTGCCATTTCAAGAAAATCATCAATCCCTGCATCCTCTAAATTATTATCCGCCGCAATATAAACCAGATATGTCCATTCCTTCATAGCAACAGGGCCGAAGCTAACCGGGACAAAATCCTGACTTAAAATATCACCAGTAACAGAATGAATTAATCTTGCTCCCAGACTGTATGTTCCTTCTGGCTCAGAGCCTGCAAATACATAGGAAAATACATCCCCGGTGAAATCAAACCCAGCGGGTAATGAAAACCCCGGAATGTTATGAATTGAGATTAATCCCATTGGTGAAGGACAACTAACCCAATTTTTTATATCTACCACTTTATCTTCTAAAGTTGAGTTCCAGAGATGGGCAGTTTCTATCAAGGTATCCCCTGGGGTATAACCCGATTGATTTGTGGAGATATCAATTCCATAATCTTGTGCCTCTAAATTTGCTATCCCAATAAACCCACTTAAAATCACTACTCCTAAAAAGATACTTATTCTTTTTAACATTTTTTTATCCTCCTTTTAATTGGTAATTGGTAATTGGTGAATGGTAATTAGTTGCCATTTACCAGTTACTTGCTTTTAATTTCGTGAAGTCCTATTGAAAATACTTTTTTTATCACCTCTTTTGCTTACTGCTAAAAAGACTTCTGCAAAATGCCCGGAAACTGTCATTGTGAGGATCAAGACGACGAAGCAATTCCTTTATTTGCAAGGGATTGAGATTGCTTCACTCTCGTTCGCAATGACGAATCACCCTATTTTGCACAACCCTTTACTCCTAAAATCAGAAAAGGGAAATAAAGGGGATGAAGAAACAAATAATCGTAACCGTTCAGGGTGTAACGAAGGGGAAATGGAGAAATTAGGGAAAAGGGGAAAAAGTATTCTTATTTTAGTAAGAAAATCATATTATTTAGAATGTCATTGACAACTGATGAAACCTTCTGCTACCTAATTTCCCTACCCCTCTCCTTTCTCTCCATTTCCCCTTTTCTCCTTATGGACACCTGAACGCTTACAAATAATCTAATGTCTAAAATGTCTCACCCCAGTAAATACCATTGCCATACCATATTCATCTATTGCCTTGATTATTTCTTCGTCTCTAATGGAGCCGCCGGGTTGAATTACGGCTCTAACACCCGCTCTATCAGCCAGGTCAATTCCATCTCTAAAAGGAAAAAAGGCATCTGAAGCCATAATACTTCCAAAGGCGTCACTTCCTGCTTTATTAATAGCAATTTTCACCGAATCTACTCTTGACATTTGACCTGCACCTATACTCAGAGTTCTATCTCCTTTGCATAAAACGATAGCATTAGATTTGATATGCTTTACTACCTTCCAACCAAAAAGCATTGCCTTTATTTCTTGTGGTGTAGGTTGTCGTCTACTGACTACTTTAAAGTCTTGAGCTGTGATTTTGTGGACATCAGACTCCTGGATAAGTAATCCACCAACAACGCTTCTTAAGTGAAGTGGATACGAGGGATTTCTTTGCCAGGGAGTTACTTCCAAAAGCCTCAAGTCCTTTTTTGTTTTAAGGACTTCAAGTGCCTCTTTCGTAAATCCAGGGGCAATAATTGCCTCAATAAATGTTTTAACCAATTCTTCTGCGGTATCTTTTTCTACATCCTGATTAAAACTAATTATTCCCCCAAAAGCAGATGTTGAATCTGTTTCATAAGCAAGTTGATATGCCGTGAGTTGATTATCTGTTACCGCTACTCCACAAGGATTATTATGTTTGACGATAACACAGGCAAAATCTTCTTCAAATTCCTTGACCAATTCTAATGCCGAATCAAGGTCTAAAAGATTATTGTAAGAGAGTTCTTTGCCGTGCAGTTGTTTTGCATTACTGACTCCCGGGATAGTGTTTTGTGGATTTCTATAGAATGCGGCTTGCTGATGAGGATTTTCACCATATCTTAAGGATTGTGCCTTTTGATAAGTTAAATTTAAGGTTTGCGGGAATAAATCTTTTTCTAAATATTGATGAATAATGGCATCATATTGAGCGGTGTGAGCAAATGCCTCACAGGCTAATTTATAACTTAATTCTAATGATAAACAACCATCATTTTTCTTGAGTTCCATAAGGACAGCTTCATATCTTTCAGGAGAGGTGATTACGCCGACATAATTATAATTTTTAGCCGCGGCACGAATCATCGTTGGACCGCCAATATCAATATTTTCAATGGCTTCTTCTAATGTCCCATCGGGTTTAGCAATGGTTTTGGCAAAGGGATAAAGATTAATAATAACTAAGTCGATTGGTGTAATATTATGTTCTTCAAGTTGTTTAAGATGTTCTGATGTGCGTTGAGCTAAAATTCCTGCATGGATATTAGGATGTAATGTTTTTATCCTTCCATCTAACATCTCCGGGAAATTAGTTATTGCTGAAACAGGAATAACAGGTATTCCTGCCTCTTGCAGGGTTTTAGAAGTGCCACCTGTAGAAATAATCTCAACATTTATCTGGACCAGGTAATTTGCCAGATTAAGTAATCCTTGTTTATCTGCAACACTAATTAATGCTCGTTTAACCTTAATCATTTCATTTTTACCTTAAGATAAAACTGGCGTCCCCAGGGGGATTCGAACCCCCGCTGCCACCTTGAAAGGGTGGTGACCTGGGCCTCTAGTCGATGGGGACATTGATTTAATGTAACTATTTAGTCATCTGATTAATAATAACATATAAATTAAAAATTTGCAAGTAAAATGTTTATTTCATAATAAAAAAAATTGACAAATCCCAATTTTTATGTTAATATTTGTGGTTATGATAGTTGAAACGATTAAATGGGAAGATGATAAATTAAAGATTATAGACCAGACGAAATTGCCAGAGCAACTGGTTTATTTAGAATGTACCACTGTGGATGAAGTCGCCGAGGCAATAAAAAAATTACGGGTCCGAGGAGCACCAGTTATTGGTGTTGCCGCGGCTTATGGCGTTGTCCTGGGTGTAGATAGAATAGAACAGACGATTAAACTTCTGGAGAGCACTCGACCAACGGCAGTTAATTTATTCTGGGCATTACAAAGGATGGCGAAATGTGCGAAAAATCATAAAGGCTCAGAATTAAAAGAGGCGTTATTAAAAGAGGCTAAATCAATTCATAAGGATGATAGAGAGAAATGCCGCCAGATGGGTGAATATGGTGCCTCATTAATAAAAAATGGTGATACGATTCTTACTCATTGTAATGCTGGGGCATTAGCCACCGGTGGCATAGGAACGGCACTTGCGGCTATATACACTGCCCAAAAACAAGGTAAGAAAATCAAGGTGTTTGCAGATGAAACAAGACCTTTATTACAAGGTGCACGATTAACTACATGGGAATTAATGCAAGCAGGAATTGATGTAACATTAATCTGTGATAATATGGCCGCAATGGTAATGAAACAAGGGAAAATCAATCTCGTTATCGTTGGTGCGGATAGAATCGTCCAAAATGGCGATACAGCTAATAAAATTGGTACCTATGGCGTGGCGGTATTAGCCCGAGAACATAATATTCCTTTTTATGTTGTTGCGCCTACATCTACAATTGACTTGTCATTAGAAGATGGCTCACAAATTCCCATAGAAGAAAGAGAAGCAGACGAAATTACTTATGGATTTGGTAAAAGAACTGCACCTGAGGGAATAAATGTTTATTCACCCGCATTTGATGTTACCCCGAATAAATTTATTAAAGCAATTATTACGGAAAAAGGTATTGCCTACCAACCCTTTATTCAAACTTTAAACGTAACTATTCACCGCAGAGACGCACAGACACACAGAAAAAATTAAAATCTATTGGCTATACACTTAATTCCATCTCTTAGAACAGAAACATTAAAATTGATCAATAAACCTATCCTTTTATTCATCATTTTTAGATAGGTTAAAAGTTGAGCTTCGTGAATCGGAAGTAGTTGCTCGACTGCTTTTAATTCTACGATAACTTCTTCTTCAACTAAAAGATCTATCCGGTATCCACAATCTAATTTAAATCCTTTTTTCTCTGTTCCTCTGCGTCTCTGCGGTGAATAGTTACATGGAAGATACTATGTGTCCCCGAAATTCCCAGTAATTATGACATCGCCATTTTTGTCAATAATAGCCTCGCATTCCGGCAGTCCCTGAAAGTCTTCTTCCGAGTAACGCCCCGTCAGGAAGTGAATCGTTTGATTTGAAGACGATGGCCAGATGCCGGCGGGATTAGATAATTGGGGCTCATAAAGAGCGTCAATAAGGACATCTGCAAGTGAGAGCATCTCCTTGCCACCCGGCATTGATAAAACTTGCTCCAGGGTGCGTCCAGAAAATATCAATATAGAGAGATTAGTCGTCTTTCTTATTTCATAGAGAAAGACGAGCAGTCCGGTCATCTGTTCTGTTGGCTCACCACCGCTTAGAGTAAGTCCTGATATGTCTTTAATTGATTCAAGCCATCTAAGAAGTTCAGTTACACTTATTTCGATTCCGCCGTCGAAAGGTTGGATATTCTGGTTATAGCAATCTCTACAGCGAAAGGGACATCCCTGAAACCAGATGACAGCCCTACACCCAGGACCATTGGCGTAACTTTTAGCCAGACGACTATGAATTCTAATAGTAATATCTTTATTCACTATAAACTCCTCCTCGACAAACTCCAGTTCGACAGATTCAGTGTGACACTTTTCATTTGAGTTTTACCACCGGATAACGGTCATAAAGGGGTTTTTTTGTCTTTTCATCATAGACTGTTACAAGAAGCATCTTATTGCTATCTACCATAAATGTTACAGAAAATCTTTTCTCCCCTTTGTTAGCAGGTGGGGTTGCCTCGATGAATGTAGGCTTCTTCTCATTCATCCAGAACTCTACCCCGCTTTCCCTTCTAACAGAGTCATATTCAAAGACCCATTCGCCATTGTGGTTTTGCACAAGTCCTCCCCTGCCTGTAGCATTGATATCCTTATCGGAAAGCTCATAGATATCTATTCCAAAAAACCTCTGATTCTCTTTAATACCCTCCAGTGGTATCTTTTTAAAGTCTGGTTTAGTAGGGTAATGCGTGCCTGCAGAGATGAGGGGAATAAATATGGCTTTTCTGGTAGCGGGGTCAACACTTCTTATGGCATAGTCATGCTGAATATAGTCATAAAGGGATTCTGCCCCTTCAGTAAGATAGATGCAGGCCCCCCTTGCAACTGCATCATAAGGCCTGTATGCTCGCAGTCTATTGCCAAAGGTCTCGGAAACCTTTCTCTTCACACTTGGGATGAGGCTGGAACCCCCAACAAGCAAGACTTGTTTGACATCATCTGGGGTAATCCCGTTATCCCTTGCCCTCTCTACTGCCTTCTTAATTGTCTTCTCTATATCAGCGTAAAACCCATTCTCTTCAAGAAGCCTCTCAAACTCCTCCAGGTGATACTCGCCTTTAAGGGTAACCCCTCCGTGTTCGATATTGTATGAAGAAGTTGCATTAGTGCTCAGCCATTCTTTTATCTTTTCGACTTTAAACATAATATTCCAGCTTGCCTTTTTTGCGCCAAGATAATCTATTTTAGCCTTCTTGAGCAAATCTTTATATAGCCAACCGTCTATGGTGCGTCCTCCTATGTAACATCCTGCCTTTCCGATGACCCTGCACCCGCGTCCTCCTTCCACTCTATCTTCCATCTTCACTATTGAGCAATCAAGGGTGCCTCCTCCAAAATCAAATATAAAAAAGATATCTCCTGCTTTTAAATTAGCATCGTAACCAAATATTGTTGAGGTTGCCTCGTCTATGAATCTATACCTCTTTATTCCTATCTTCTGGCAGGCATCGGAAAGCCAGTTGGTATAATATTCAAAATGCTCAATTGGCACTGTAAATGGTATCTCACAGGAAGAAATGTCCACATGGCTTGACTGGACCGCATAAAGAATGAGGTAATCTAAAAAATCCTGTGCCGCTGTAAAATAATCCACAGAAGTTCCGTCAGAAAGGTTGTATCTCATCATTTTCTTCTCTTGAATATATGCTTTCATCCAGCGGAATGTCCCCTGACTTCTTTCCAGAGACTTCTCTATTACCCGATTCCCTATAAATCTGGTATTTTTATCCTGATAGCAGATAACTGAAGGGACATAAGGGATTTCAGAATCCCTTCCTTCGAGACTGAAACAAAACGGCAATGATGCTTCGGGAATATGCTGGAGAACCACATCTCTTTCCGCCTCGTTCCAGAAGGCAACTACCGTGTTTGATGTCCCAAAATCAATTGCCATTTTACCGTAAAGTGCCGACATTATTATACCCCCCTATCTGAGAGTTTATGTTCTAATTCTTCGGAAACCGGCTCTTCATGCATCTCTGCTGTTTCTTTCCTTTCTATAATTTCGCTCCCCATCTCACGCTCAATTTCCTCAGTAATCTTACAACATCTCTTCCCTTTTATCCCACGCACCTCAAAGATTACCTCCCCATCAGGTCTTATAAAAATTTCAAGCTCTTCTATTTCCATATTTATCCCTCCTGATTAACATTAGTATTGTTGATAGTTTATAGTTGATAGTCTATGAAACTATCAACCATCAACTATCAACCATCAACCATTCCCACATACACATCAGTGATAAAATACTCGGCAAGGAGAAGGAGATATTCCTGCTGGGAAGATGAAATAAATCCTCTTATCAGACTGAAAAAATCATCCGGATTCTCTGGTCTTTTATCAATGCTTGAGGTGATTCCCTTCCTATGCAGAAACTCTATCTCTCGGACAGACATATCCTCCAGCCGGCTATGATGACTTAGGACACCTGAAACACCTACCTTTACATAATAGACATGGTCTTTTTCAAGTCCTGCCCTGCTTTCTGCAGTCAAAGTGCCAGGTTTAATATTTTCTGCCAGGACTGAAGCCATGCGAACCTGCCAGTAAGGGTCTTTAGATGCCTTATTTGCCGCATCCTTAAGAGAGGGCGATTCTTTTTCTGCAAGATATATTATGGCGGCACTTCTCTTTTTGAAATCCCCGGAATCATTTGCCCATAAAGAAAGCTCCTTATCATCTGGAGGTGCTTTTAATCCTGCGGTACACATAGGTCTGAAATCTTCCAAAAGTGTGTTTGCTTTTATCGGAACTTCCCCCTAAAAATTACCTAAAAAATAGACTTAAGTCTATGTATATCAATGGGATACGACTAAAATATGTTTAAAAAATGTACCTACGAATATTTACAATTTTAGTAAAAATAATACTTGACAAAAGTAATACTCTTTTGATATGATATTTAGTAATAAAATCGCCCGTCCATAGTGTATCTACGAAAATTAAAAAAGCCTAATTAACATATCTTCTTAATTATCAATATGTTAATGGAGCTTTTTTGTGTATTTTCTGGGGGAAGTTCCGTTATAATTTAGGTTAGGCTCCAAATTATGCTGAAAGGGAGGTGATGGTTTTAGAAGCAGGAGCTTTAGCATAAAGTTATCTGCTCATTGCGGGCAGAAAGGAGGAAAAGAAAATGAAAAAATTATCTATTATGGGTGTATTGGTAAGCATCTTTGTAGCTGTAACATTTTCTTTATGTTACGCAGAAGGAAGAGTGAGGGGTATAGGCGTTTATTTTACGCCAGAGAGGGCACCGGTTGGAGACAACATAAGAATTAGTATAAAGTTTGCTGTAACAGGGGAACCAATAGTGAATAATATGGGAGTGGTCGTAAGACAAACATCCCCTCGATATGTGGGTCCTCCACCTCCAGTAATAATAGTGTCAGGCCCATTTAATCCAGGAGAGCATATAGTTGATGTATATAGATATACTGTTCCCACTTCTCCTCCAGCAAGGATATGCTTCGATATAGAAATACCGGGTGGAAAGTTTAGGGATGTGTGCTTAAAACGTGGAAGAGGAAGGGAAGGATGGTGGATGACTGTTGAAGGTAGGGGACGTTGGGTAGAGACTGTTCCTACTCCTCGACCGGCTCCGGTTCCTTCTGCAGAGAAACCAGACCTGAGAATAGTAGGAGATTTAGTTGATAAAGTATTAACAATTCAGAATATTGGAAGGGCGCCAACTCCGGCGAGAGTTGATATTGAGGTAGTTAGAGAATGTTTTGTAGAAGGAAGATGGGTGCCTTCACCTGAGTGGTTATCAATGGGACTGGGTAAACGGACTTTACTTGCTGGAGAGTCTACAAAGTTAAGGTTAGGAACTTTATTGGGGCAATGCCCTTCAGGCAGTACAAAAGTGCGAGTAGTTGTTGACCCAAGAAATCAGATTGCTGAAATGGATGAAAATAACAATGTGGTGGAGGCAAGTTCGCTGGCTGATTTGAGGATAATTGCCTTTACATGTGATTTGAATAACCACTCGTATGCATTACAGTGTATGATATCTAACACAGGCGTTGGAGATGCAGGTCCATTTGGTTGGGAAATAAGCGTCTTCAGAGATGGCGGATGGAGAAGCTTTGAGGGAGGAAGGATAGCGAGGTTAAATGCTAGAAGAAGAACAAGCATATTCAGAAGTTCACTCCAAATGCGAAGCGCCGTACAAGTAGGAGATCGGCTTCGACTGAGAATAGATCCACTTAACGAAGTTCCTGAGACCAACGAGAGTGCCGAGGATAACTCTAGGGAAACAATTGTAGTGCGACGGTAGGAGATAATACTGAAAAAGGGACAGGCTACTTTTTAAAGATGCCTGCAACGGCAGATAACATGGCGGAAAAGACTGTCGTTCAAACCGTGAGGGTTTCTTTTCCGCCAAAAGGGTCGGAAAATGAAAATTGAAAATGGGGACGCACACAATTTTGTAACCGTTCAGGGTGTAACGAAGGGGAAATGGAGAAATTAGGGAAAAGGGGGAAAAGTATTCTTATTTTAGTAAGAAAATCATCTGCATTAGAATGTCATTGACAACTGATGAAACCTTCTGCTACCTAATTTCCCTACCTCTCTCCTTTCTCTCCATTTCCCCTTTTCTCCTTATTTACACCTGAACGCTTACCAATTTTTGTTTTATTTTTGTTCATCCCCCTTCTTTTTCTCCCCTCTGCCGTTGCGGGTAGTACTTTGCACTTACACAGATATGACATATTGTTCTATTGAGTTAACCTTCTTAATAATCTCTTCAGGGTTCTTATGTATCTGAATGTCTCTTTTGAGTTCCTCTAATTTATATTCGATATCTAACTTAACCTTTTCCTCTAAAAACGACCTCTTGAATTCTTCAGAAAAAAGTTGTTTCCTGAGATATTGTTCTGCAATATTCATTTTGCACCTCTCCATAATTTTCTGATAGATTTCGCTTTCTCAATCTCACTTTGCGGGACTTTTTGTTCCTTTTTTATGACACCATGCGTAAAAATAATCTGTTTCTCATATTCATAGAAATAAAAACTCCTCGAAATTCTATTTTCAAAATTAACCCTGAGTTCAAATATACCTTCTTCCAGATGTTTGGATAAATTTTCGTAACTATTCAGAGGTATGAAGATTTGCCACAGAGACACAGAGGACACAGAGAATGAATATATTTAGAAAAGGGGTATGTATTTGCAAATTATCCTTTAAGATTCCAGATATTATGGAACAGATTGGATTTGGTAGTAAATTCTATTATATTCTCTGTGTTCTCTGTGCCTCTGTGGTTTATAATAAGCTGAATAGTTACAAATTTTCTTTAGGTTGTATCCCACTGCTCTTCAATGCTACCAACTTTTCAATATATGCAAATATTTTAGCACGTTCTCGGATGGATAGGCTATC from bacterium includes these protein-coding regions:
- a CDS encoding 4Fe-4S single cluster domain-containing protein — encoded protein: MNKDITIRIHSRLAKSYANGPGCRAVIWFQGCPFRCRDCYNQNIQPFDGGIEISVTELLRWLESIKDISGLTLSGGEPTEQMTGLLVFLYEIRKTTNLSILIFSGRTLEQVLSMPGGKEMLSLADVLIDALYEPQLSNPAGIWPSSSNQTIHFLTGRYSEEDFQGLPECEAIIDKNGDVIITGNFGDT
- the purH gene encoding bifunctional phosphoribosylaminoimidazolecarboxamide formyltransferase/IMP cyclohydrolase, giving the protein MIKVKRALISVADKQGLLNLANYLVQINVEIISTGGTSKTLQEAGIPVIPVSAITNFPEMLDGRIKTLHPNIHAGILAQRTSEHLKQLEEHNITPIDLVIINLYPFAKTIAKPDGTLEEAIENIDIGGPTMIRAAAKNYNYVGVITSPERYEAVLMELKKNDGCLSLELSYKLACEAFAHTAQYDAIIHQYLEKDLFPQTLNLTYQKAQSLRYGENPHQQAAFYRNPQNTIPGVSNAKQLHGKELSYNNLLDLDSALELVKEFEEDFACVIVKHNNPCGVAVTDNQLTAYQLAYETDSTSAFGGIISFNQDVEKDTAEELVKTFIEAIIAPGFTKEALEVLKTKKDLRLLEVTPWQRNPSYPLHLRSVVGGLLIQESDVHKITAQDFKVVSRRQPTPQEIKAMLFGWKVVKHIKSNAIVLCKGDRTLSIGAGQMSRVDSVKIAINKAGSDAFGSIMASDAFFPFRDGIDLADRAGVRAVIQPGGSIRDEEIIKAIDEYGMAMVFTGVRHFRH
- a CDS encoding clostripain-related cysteine peptidase, which codes for MLKRISIFLGVVILSGFIGIANLEAQDYGIDISTNQSGYTPGDTLIETAHLWNSTLEDKVVDIKNWVSCPSPMGLISIHNIPGFSLPAGFDFTGDVFSYVFAGSEPEGTYSLGARLIHSVTGDILSQDFVPVSFGPVAMKEWTYLVYIAADNNLEDAGIDDFLEMATVGSSDDVNIVVQFDRISGYDTSYEDWKTTKRFLITPGMTPTPANALMDIGEANMGDMQVLKDFVEWGITNYPANKYALVLWNHGSGILPKLGEQAVRGVCWDDTNGGYLTMDEVETALSGKMMNFLGYDACLMAMIEVAYEPKVSSEVMVGSEETEPWDGWPYDPILAQLTANPGMDAAMLGSITVREYINSYPADPYVTLSAVNTTAALDNLATAVSNLADAMVACGEWTNIKAARSAAEDFGTGVDLYDFAEEIYYQVTDPTVQSAAIAVGSAINNAVIAEAHHSGHPGAHGLVIYFPTSGPSASYLSTNFANNTTWDEFLAEYATH
- a CDS encoding DUF2997 domain-containing protein, producing MEIEELEIFIRPDGEVIFEVRGIKGKRCCKITEEIEREMGSEIIERKETAEMHEEPVSEELEHKLSDRGV
- a CDS encoding Hsp70 family protein translates to MSALYGKMAIDFGTSNTVVAFWNEAERDVVLQHIPEASLPFCFSLEGRDSEIPYVPSVICYQDKNTRFIGNRVIEKSLERSQGTFRWMKAYIQEKKMMRYNLSDGTSVDYFTAAQDFLDYLILYAVQSSHVDISSCEIPFTVPIEHFEYYTNWLSDACQKIGIKRYRFIDEATSTIFGYDANLKAGDIFFIFDFGGGTLDCSIVKMEDRVEGGRGCRVIGKAGCYIGGRTIDGWLYKDLLKKAKIDYLGAKKASWNIMFKVEKIKEWLSTNATSSYNIEHGGVTLKGEYHLEEFERLLEENGFYADIEKTIKKAVERARDNGITPDDVKQVLLVGGSSLIPSVKRKVSETFGNRLRAYRPYDAVARGACIYLTEGAESLYDYIQHDYAIRSVDPATRKAIFIPLISAGTHYPTKPDFKKIPLEGIKENQRFFGIDIYELSDKDINATGRGGLVQNHNGEWVFEYDSVRRESGVEFWMNEKKPTFIEATPPANKGEKRFSVTFMVDSNKMLLVTVYDEKTKKPLYDRYPVVKLK
- the mtnA gene encoding S-methyl-5-thioribose-1-phosphate isomerase, translating into MLIFVVMIVETIKWEDDKLKIIDQTKLPEQLVYLECTTVDEVAEAIKKLRVRGAPVIGVAAAYGVVLGVDRIEQTIKLLESTRPTAVNLFWALQRMAKCAKNHKGSELKEALLKEAKSIHKDDREKCRQMGEYGASLIKNGDTILTHCNAGALATGGIGTALAAIYTAQKQGKKIKVFADETRPLLQGARLTTWELMQAGIDVTLICDNMAAMVMKQGKINLVIVGADRIVQNGDTANKIGTYGVAVLAREHNIPFYVVAPTSTIDLSLEDGSQIPIEEREADEITYGFGKRTAPEGINVYSPAFDVTPNKFIKAIITEKGIAYQPFIQTLNVTIHRRDAQTHRKN
- the murC gene encoding UDP-N-acetylmuramate--L-alanine ligase; the protein is MRYHFVGIAGSGMSALAQILSDANVSGSDRYYDLGINTELFDKFKTAGISMFKQDGSGIEEDVNKVIVSTAIEDDNPDIKKAREKNIPVVRRAELLAEIFNASKVGIGVTGTSGKTTTTAMIGVILHQLGLAPTIINGGIMKDFNNNCLKGNSELMIIEADESDGSCELYKPTIGVVTNIHLDHKPLDELEVIFSKFATNVKETLILNADCHPDLKSKTSFGIEKKATIHPTKLKLYPQKSHFSLENTQYILPLPGIHNVYNALAAIAVVKTLGFSDKEISEALGKFKGIKRRLEIVGKKKGITVIDDYAHNPDKIKATLITLKGQFPKVIVIFQPHGFGPTRLLKQGFIQIFKEELRPEDILYMPEIYYVGGTATKDISSNDIITALQKEGLQAIYCPERRKIIPQVIEKVSSGEAVIIMGARDDTLSKFCLDILAKL